The Mauremys reevesii isolate NIE-2019 linkage group 19, ASM1616193v1, whole genome shotgun sequence genomic sequence AGTAACTCAGACAGATCTGCTGGGAAAAGAACGGTTGCTATGCAGGGTGTtgtagcccagggcccagtctAGGAGTGGGAGAATCACAGAATTCCAGCCCAGGAGAGATCAAAGCCTGGTACTTGAGGGGGTGCATTCGGAGGGGACAGAGAAGAGGGGACAAGAGGTTCAGCTAGCACTGAGACCATGACGGGGGCATTTTGGGTAGTCTGGAGGGGTGTAAGGCAAGTGCCAGGTAGGTCACAGAGGTTTCACTAGTCTAGGCAAGAGTCCAGGGCATGACACTTCTGTAGCAGGGCAGAAAGGAAGCACTTCAGAGATGTTTGGGAGGAGATCAACAGGAGAGGAGTCAAGAATGATACCTGGGGGTGGGCCATTCCCAGCAGGGATGGTGAAACAATCTCCTCTGATGGGGAGGTGAGGGATTGAGAGAGAGCTGGAGAGTACTTGGAATCCAAAGGACAGCAGGAagggtggggagtggagagagactAGCACAAGAACAGAGTTCAGGAGAAATGGGTAGACAACAAAGGGACGGGATAACTAGGAGAAAgaaggtgctttttaaaaatagaaaattggAGAATTTAAAAAGAGAATTGAGAGGGAAAAAAGAAAGTAGGTGTGGAGTCCAGTGGGATGAGATGAGTTTGGAAGGAGAGATGAAGAGGATAAAGAATTGGAAGAAGGAAATAAGCAAGAAGAGAAACATGCAGCTTTAGGGTGCTGGATTTAGTGTAATTGATTTATGCGCCTTTATTTTGCTGTACTTCCCAGAAAGATGTCCTGTATCTctgagtttggggtggaggagaggggtggGTTTTTTGAGCGTTTATCTTCAGGACCCTGTAGAATTGTGCAGAACTGGCCACAGAATTTACCTCTTGATACAGAATTGAGCAGCAGAATTTCaactttttataattttataacacttttttaaaagtgAAGAAAACTTTCAAAATATGAACCAAATAGAAATTAATGCAgtgctgtcttcctgagtctgtcGGCAGCCTGAAACTGACTCTGAGCATTGTGAATTGCCCCATTCATGTTAATCATATTGACTCTGAAACCTAGGGATAGTTTACAAGTTGCcgttgttaactatttcactgctgatcattttactAGAAACTTCCAGTCTGTATGTCTATCCCACATTCCCGAACAGCTTCCCACTCCACCTCAAGTGCCAAAACCCCTAAATGCCTTGTGTTCAGCTGCCAAAGCCTCCTGCTTTCCCCTAACAACCATTTTGATTTAGTTATAATATTTCCAAACTTCCACACCATCGTGAGAATGTGGCGGTAGGATAAAGGGAATGATGTCAAATTAAACAAagtgctgagctgagctggaaCAGCCTCAGTGTTCCCCTCATTTCAATGGGACAGATGCTCATATAGATTCTGCCTGTTGTTTCGCTGACGTGTGTTTAATCCCTACAGTTGTTTTCCGATGCCTCGGCTTCCTAGGTTTCTGTGCAGGGGGCCTTGTTGGTTTTCCCTCTCCCACCGTATGCAGCTCTGTTCTAGTTTCCGTTCTTTGCTATCTGAGAGGAACGACTGCAGGGTTGTAGCCAAGTTAGTTATGCCTGGAAAGTGAGTGTTCTGGACCTTTTGAGATGCTTGCTAATTCCTTTGTGCATATGTAATTTGCAGTGGTATTTCTCAGTAATAGAATGTAAGATCATATTTTTCCCTACAAGTGTAGATAAACATTGGTAGTATATTTTAGCACTGAGTATTACTCTGTGTATGCCCGAGAGAGTCCATAAGAATCATTTATATGCAGAGTATACATTCTGTATCCAAACTACTCTTGTGAAGTGTAACATCACAGACTAATGGTGCAGATGTGCTGGCATATATGAAAATAGAGAATTAAATTGCAACACTGACAACATTGCTATACAAGGTGTCTTGATAGCACATCTTGTGATCAATACACGACGACTAATACTATTGTTAAAACTAAGCAACAGAAAATATACTTGTATGTCAGCTCAGTAAAAATTAAGTTTTCAATTTACTTCTCCTTGTCAGATTGGAAATAAACTAGCATTCAGCTCATTAGTGGTCCAAGTGTGAGTCTGACTAAAGACATAGTTTTAACAGCATTTCCATCTCTCTCCTCCGACTGGCAGATTAGCTGTGATGCTCTGCTCAGGCCCCTGGCGCAGCTCCGTTTGCTTTGCTGCACTCCTGCTCTGACCCTCTGTCCACCCTAGCAGCTCAGAGTTGCTgtgcccactgcccagggcaacCAGCCTTCCTTGGTCTGATCTTGACTGATGGCCAGAAAGCTGCTTGCCCACACAACACTCCTACTTGTGCCAGCTTCTGGGTAGCAGGATTTGTCACAGCCTGATGCCCTGCTGGGGGTGCCAAGCTCAGACCTCCTGCCTCCAACCCCCTCAGAGCGCTGCCTTTCCCTCTGGCCTAGTCTTGCTCAGGAAAGGAGGCAGAGGCTGGAAATGACAGAACTGCTTCTAAAATTAAATTCAGTTAAAGACACAAAAGAAACTAAGAAGAGACCAGGTCTGCAGAAGCGATGGGTTACAGGACTGTGTATTTTGTAAATGTGCACCCGGACTAAAGCCCCAATCTTGCAGACATTTctgcatatgcttaacttcagTAGTAGTCCCGCTGACTCCTAGGGGACTTCTCCCGGGAGGAAAGTTAAGCACAGGCATCAGTGTGTACAGATTTAGAGCCCAAGGCCATAATTCAGGAagtcacatgcttaagtgctatcCTGAATCAGTGCCTATTACCTAACTATGGGCTCGATTCTGCAAACCCTTATTCACATGCGTAATCAGCAGCTCTTCTGACTAATGGTTTGCTGGCTTGGGCTCTCGGGCACAATAGAGTTCCATTATGAAATGTGCATGTGTGCTATTTCTCGGCACGTTCCATGTGACTCTTCTGAACTGATCTCTCCCGCACAGAACCTTACACCTGTGGAGCTTGTGGAATCCAGTTTCAGTTTTATAACAATCTGCTGGAGCACATGCAGTCCCATGCAGGTAAGCCAGGCacttctgatttatttttaaagacttCAGATAAAGCAGAGAATTAAATTCTGCACTGATTCCTCACACTGACCCAGTTGTGTGTCCATAGAGCTTCCTGTGTTTACACTTTCCAGTGTGCCAGTAATTCTACCTCTTATCTGCAGAAAAAAACAAGAGACCAGGGAGCACAAGGCAATGCCTACAGGAGTGCCAGGCTCTCCGATATCTGGTTGTGTTTGTATCTGAGGTCACTTTTCAAAGGAAGATTGAAAGCATGCATGGCATTTGTGCAGAGCATATCAAATTAAATCACTCCTGTCTCATTTATCCCTACAATATCCAGGTACTAATCAGTCACCTCTCCTATTGGGGTCAAAATTCCCTGGGCAGATGAAATCCCTTGTCCCCTCAAGGTAGTTATCCTAAAACTGAGAGACGGCTTTTGTCCCACAGATCCTGTCACATGTTTGTATTGACTAGAGCTCTGTGGGGGATGGAAAGTCTATTTCACGAAGGCTTTCATGATTTCCACATTTAACTTCACTCCTATAGAAATAAACCGTGAAATTTCTACTTTCTCCATCAAAGACAATTCTAGGAAAAAATCCATTTGGAGTCAATcgaactgtttaaaaaaatcaaaaagggaCATTTTGACATTGTCCAAATTTCCCCTCCAAAAAACCATTTGGGTGAAATTGACACACTTTCGCGAAGTGTTCCATCTTTGAAACTGCATTCTCCAACAGAAAAGCCTTTCTCCGTGTTTCGACCAGCTCTAGTATTTACCTTGTGTGTTTGCACTGGGAGAATCTCCATCTCTCCTTGCACTTGGAACACAGTGTAAGCACACAGTGATTGCCATGACTCTGGGGAGAATCCCTGACTCATAGATGGGGTGGGAAGGGATAGGAgagatggggggcaggcagggacatGTGCAGTGAGGGAGGAATGTCAGTCTGAAGGCCACATGTAAGTGTTTCAGAAAAATGATCATCTGCAGGCTCTTCCTCTTCACTCCATCACATGTTCTGCGCTAATAAACTCACAGACCTCGTTTCTGTATATTCTGCGGCATGTATGTTATTAGCTTAGGATACAGTTGTGTtaacattatttttattcttaCTGAGCTGTGCCCTCTGTCACCTCACCCTGCTCTCTAGATACTTATAAATCACAGTGCTCTGATTGGCCGCAGTCCTCAGAATGTCCCATCCCCATGTCCACAGAAAATATAATACCCTCCCTGCCTATCACCTAACTTAACCCTCGTCTGACACCTGTCCCTTGCACCTCCTTTCTGCCTATCTTGGATCTTCATGTGGTGCCTATCGCACCATGGTACGTTAGCTCCCCATCCttccccccatttcccccccgcAAGGGAGAGTTCGTTTTCCCTCCCATTTCCCACTAAGAGTAATAATGGCTTGGTAtgaattactttgtatttattatCTGGGTTTAAGGGAGGGGCAAGGCAAAGAGGGTGGCATTGCTAAAGGCAGCTTTATTTATTGGGATGGCAGATTCTGAAGGTGGTAACCAACCAGAGCAATGGTTGAAACAATATAATGACCACAGTTACTGAGAGAGACCCCGTAGTCGCGCATTCAGTGCAGAGCTCTGCATAACTGAGAAATGCAGTTGCAGGTGAGTGTCTGTACTGCACCCCTGCGCTCTCAGTGGCAGGGACTCTTTGGCATActgttgaatgaatgaatgaattgcATAATCAGTGGCACACAGCACGGCTTGTATCCCTTCGCCAGTTGGACTGAGGAATCTGGCGTAACTGTGGATTGTGGAGTACAGTATAACTGTGCCCCTAGTAGAAGCGTATTGCCCTGAGGCGTGTGGGATCTGGTATAACGGCACATTGGACGCATTTGTTGTCATGCAGAAATCCAGTTTAACTTTCAAAACATTTGTAGTAAATGTCTAATCTCTTTTTCCACTCCAAATGAGGAGTCCATTGGTCCCTCCTCCGTAAGTGACTGAAGTCCAGGAACATGCTGCTAGCCCTAAGGAGTGAGAGCAGGGGCTTGTTGGCACTTCAGTGATTCTGGAGGCTAAAAGGGTAATTAGGGAAGATTATAGCTACACAATGGGAAGAAGTGATTAGAATGTAAATTGGAGGCTGAGCTGCAGCACTAGAATGGCAGAACACAAGGCAAAGGAATTTGTTCTGTAATTACACAGTACAATATCCAGCTTTCACTCCCTTTAGGGTACTTTGTTCAGGTCGAGTGCTACCATATAATGCCTTTTCTGCAATCTAgtgctaaaaaataaaaaggacaaCTAGGCTGAACCTGGATTAAAGGATTGGAGGCATGAAGAGAAATTAAAGAACCATGATCTATATAGTTCACAACCTGACTGATAAGGAGGATGAAACTGAAATGCACAAATCTTATTAACTCCGCATTGAACGCCAACGGATAATTGCACATAATAAATCCCCTAGTATTATGAAATAGATAAAGGAAATACCGTTTTTCCCCTGCCAAGACCAGAAGAAGGCTGACATGTGAATGGGCCTTAATGGAACAAAGTTAATAGCAGACACGAGGCATGTCTCATTAACCTACCAGTACATGTGCTGAGTTAATGCCATTTCTGATGTTTGCTATGGAGCAGTTAGAATAGATAAACTTTGGGAAGAACCAGTCGTTTCTGATTCCTAGTTTATCATGTGGGGACGCCTGCTTCTACTTTCTCCCCAACCTCCTCTAGGGACGTGATGTACTAGTAGCCTTTCCTCCAGCTGATCGCTGTCTTGGAGCATGGCACAGGGCCCTGCAAACACTGAACAGTCCATTCTGGACACACCATGTAAAGCTTTGCGTCCCTCAGACATGTCGAGGGACCCATGACATGCCCACACAAATCCCTACCCTGTTATACCTGATCTTCTGCTGCAGAATAGCAGCTTAGTTAGCCAGGTTGTGTTCTGGTTCCATGCATTTCCTGTATCGTCTTTAAATGACTTCGGGTGGGATGTTGGTCCAGTGTGTTGCCAATGCAGCACCCAAACAAGGTGTCTCTCTCCCAGCTTCCAAACTCAAAACTCTCTTTTTCTGTCAGGCTGCTCCTTCTCCCATTAGCTCACTGCAGGCTTGTGATTGGTCCAGTGGACTGCTTGTCAAGATCAACCCATGCAGAAGCCTCCCTATTGGCCACAGCAGAGGTTTTTAGTTCCTTCAGTCTCTGACTCCAAGCATGCTGCTGTAGGTCATGCCTCCTTGGTACGGCTCCTGTCCCCTCTTACGTTGGTTAGCCCACCTAGAGATTGATGAGCCAGCCGGCTACACAGTCACATGAGGCTCTTTTCGCTCATGCAGTAGCCTGTGCATTAAtatccagaggtcccaggttagCTCCCTACTGCTGATGACCCACCCAGCGGCGTGATGTTACACTGGGATTGGGGTCAGAGCACCGTGGCAGCCATCTTAGCTGTAATCCTTTTGGTAGGGACTCAGACCGGGGCTACAGGAGCTGGGAAACCCAAGTGGAAATTACATGAGGATTGGTTGTTTTCAAGCCTTATGATAATATTGTTCTCTACTGTGGGTAGTATATCTATTAAATGCAACAGAAAATGTAATAAATTGGTGTCATACTAATTAAGGAATACAAAAGTAAATGTTAAGTAGTAAATGGAGATTTTCCCCTTTTCTGTTCTGCTCTCTTTAGCCTGCTGTCTTCTGGAGAGTCGGCATTTCTTGTAGCCCCACAACCCATCCTGGCACATGGCtggcattgtgtgtgtgtctcccttAATATCGTGGGGAAATGCTCTTCTTACGCCTCTGATTAACTCCTTCTTGTTTATGCCCCACAGCTGACAATGAGAACAATATTGCCTCTAACCAACCCAGATCACCTCTGACTGTTGTGGAAGAAAAATGGAAACCACAGCTCCAAAGAAACAATGCCAATAATAGTATGTAGCCATGTTTTCTCATTACGTTTCCCTGTAGGCCTTGGACCAATGGCTCTGTACCTGGGGTGGGTCACAGCAATGGTTCAGGCAGGGCGAAGCCCATGTCCTGCACCTGTCGGGAGTACTTCTCTCATGTATTTTTTCTCAGTTAGTCACACCAGATCTCAGGTGCCATTAGCACCCTATAAACTATTGTACTCGTTCCCACTAAAGCGCCTTTGaaatctgtaaaaagcagcagagtcctgtggcactttatagactaacagacgtattggagcatgagctttcgtgggtgaatacccactttgtcggatgcaacctgatgcatccgacgaagtggggattcacccacgaaatctcatgctccaatacgtctcttagtctttaaggtgccacaggactctttgctgcttttgacagatccagactaacacggctcccctctgatatttgaaatCTGTGTAGAGGCTATCTGGAAACTAATAGAAATGTAGTCATGGTAGGGAAAAAGGCTGAGAGAGAGCTCCTGTCTCCGAACTCATTAACAAGACTAGTCTTGCTGGGAGTTGTAACTTCTGGTCTGAGTTTGGATTTCCTTGCCATAGGGAAAGAGATCATTGCCCTATGCATCACCAGAGAGTTACTGGCAGCCAACAAGGTTCTAGCTCAACCACTGATTCGCTAccagactttgggcaagtcacatgatcTTGTGTTTCAGTCACAAACCATGTGGGAAATgggggtatttttaaaaaaaaataaaagcagcagtGATACAATACCTCAGCTGAGCTTCCCTGTGGAAACAGGATGCATTAAAACCCTAATATTTTGTGTCCTATGGTGTGTCCAAAAATGGCAGAAACAACAGTAAAGCCCAGCAGGCGTCACAAAAACTAGACtagagctggggaaggagaaagaaaaccTTAAACTGTACAGGCCTGAACATCAGAGTATTTGACCAAAAAAGCCAGACTTCTTGTACATACAAAACGGAGGTTGATGCAGCTCTTATTAAAATAATGTGATGCTAAAGTGAGTCCTGAATTCTAAATAGAAGAAGAATGGAAAGGCCAACCTAGCACACTAAGACATACGAGGTGAATCGAAGATCTAACTGCTAACCCCGATGCACTGTAAACCAGTACCATCCTTGATTATAACTTAATTAGACAACTCCTAGATCAGTGCCACAGAGAGGTCTCtggggagggacagaggacagCTGCCCAAGGCCATGATGACGGCTGAATCCTGCATAATCCACTTCTGCTGTGCTTCTGTTACTGAATCAGGGAAAACATACTGATAAGCTCCTCTCTGCTGTAAGCAAGAGAAAAAGTCCGTCATCGGTTCAGCAGGGACAGCCTGAATCTAGAAACACTTTGGTATAGAGACCCACTGGTAATCCTAGGTTCAGGAATATATCTGTACCTGCCATACTCTGGGCAAGTGCCTCCTGGTTGGGTCACTCGCAGAGGAGAAATTCTGGCCTTGTTGTTCCTGTTCCTTGGGTAGAAGGAATGATCCTGACaagtttctttcttctttctgttTTTCTGCAGCATCTGCAAGTGGTTCAGTAGCAAACAGTGCGATCCCGGAGAAGGAGCGGCAGAACattgctgaaaggctgctgcggGTGATGTGCACCGACCTCGGAGCTTTGAGTGTGGTGAGCGGGAAGGAATTCATCAAGCTGGCACAGACCTTGGTGGATAGTGGTGCTCGCTACGGTGCTTTCTCTGTCACAGAAATCCTTGGCAACTTCAACACACTGGCGCTGAAGCATTTGCCTCGGATGTACAACCAAGTGAAAGTGAAAGTCACTTGTGCCCTGGGCAGCAATGCCTGCCTAGGCATAGGTGTCACTTGCCACTCTCAGAGCGTTGGCCCTGATTCCTGCTACATCCTGACAGCTTATCAGGTTGAAGGCAACCACATCAAGAGTTATGTCCTGGGAATTAAGGGGGTGGACATCCGAGATAATGGTGATTTTATCCACCACTGGGTGCAGAACGTGATGTCTGAGTTTGTGATGTCGGAAATCAGGACAGTGTACGTCACAGACTGCAAAGTCAACTCCTCTGCGTTCTCCAAGGCAGGCATGTGCTTGCGTTGTTCGGCCTGTGCCTTGAACTCAGTCGTGCAGAGTGTGTTGAGTAAGCGAACACTACAGGCTCGCAACATGCACGAAGTCATCGAGCTCCTGAATGTCTGTGAAGATTTGGCAGGATCCACGGGCCTCTCAAAGGAGACCTTTGGCTCTCTGGAGGAGACGTCTCCCCCACCATGCTGGAACTCAGTGACTGACTCCCTCCTGCTTGTCCATGAGCGTTATGAGCAGATATGTGAGTTCTACAGCAGAGCCAAGAAGATGAACCTCATCCAAAACCTGAACAAGCATCTTCTCAGCAACCTGGCGGCCATTTTGGCCCCAGTGAAACAAGCAGTTATTGAACTGAGCAATGAGAGCCGGCCCACCCTGCAGCTGGTACTGCCCACCTACGTGAAACTGGAGAAACTGTTCACTTCCAAAGCCAATGACGCTGGCATAGTCAGCAAGCTTTGCCACCTCTTCCTGGAGGCACTGAAGGAGAACTTCAAAGTTCACTCTGCACACAAAGTAGCCATGATCTTGGACCCTCAGCAGAAGCTGCGGCCAGTCCCACCATACCAGCATGAAGAGATCATTGGCAAGGTCTGTGAATTGATCAATGAAGTGAAAGAGTCCTGGGCAGAAGAACCAGAATTTGAACCTTCTACCAAGAAACCACGGGCAGCAGGTGAGGCCCCGCCACCTCAGGAAGAAGAGCAGTTTGGGAAAAATGAAGTCTACGATTATTTGCAAGAACCCCTCTTCcaggccacccctgatctatttCAGTACTGGTCGTGTGTTACCCAAAAGCATACGAAACTAGCCAAGTTGGCCTTTTGGCTCTTAGCAGTGCCTGCTGTCGGTGCCAGAAGTGAATGTGTAAATATGTGTGAGCAGGCCCTCTTAATCAAAAGGAGGCGGCTGCTCAGTCCAGAAGACATGAACAAACTCATGTTTTTGAAGTCCAACATGCTTTAAAACTGtcttttaattaagaaaaaaaattaaaacactgttccaaacaaagaaaagaatttaAGTTCTAAACACTGTGGACCTCATTATGAAAGCCCCTGGAAACCAAGTgcttatatatgtgtgtgtatgattttatatgtgtgtgtatgtgtgtgtgtatacacacacacacacacacacacatatatatatatataaaatataataaaaaaataagtttcaGAGGGAAGCCGAGCCCGTATCAGACACAGCCCTCTGCCAGGAACGTGCTCCTTTCCATTAGCTAGCATGTGGACTTGACAGACTTTCTAATGTTTTCAAGTGGGCACACCAATGGGAGGCTGACATTCTAAAATCTTCAGGCAGCTGCGATCTAAAGTGACTtgaagtttattttatttctcctccacccccacccccctcttgtCCCCTGGGCCACCTTGCCATGGATAATCAAACAACATTGACTAGACCGGTTCTCCACTGGGCTTTGCTCCTCTGAAGAACTGTACACCTTGAGGGCATTCGTTTGTAGCCTTCTTAACATATGTTGCGTGTTATGAAGGCCGCTGTGTTTTACAAGCACTAGTATCTCTAGAAATCAGGAAGGGAGACTTTAAGGAAACacatttttttgcattttaatataagaaaaaaaaattatactctTCTGTCTCCACTCCCATTTTTGAGTTTAATGTTTTAGCTAGTGATTTTACCTTTTCGAGTTTGATTTAGAACTGAGAGAAATTATTATGGCAAAGAGTGTCTGTAACTGTTATGTTTTATAGAATTTTTTTTGACAAGATCAACTTTTTTCTGAAGTCCCACTGTAAACTAGCTCATCTCACCTGTGCATcttctatagcagtggttcttaaacttgtTCATAGAGTAGAACAGATCTTCACGGAGGGATTGTCATGTCAATACCTCCTGTCCCATTGAGGACCAACAACATCCCTGTGGGAAATGCTGCAATTGCTTAAATGGAAAAGTAACATTAGCAAAGTAATGTCTTTTTAGTGTCTTTCAATACACTTTAACAGCTAGCTTGGTATGACTGGACAGGTCTCTGTGGACCACCAGCAAGTGATCCACAGGCCACCAGTGATCCACAGGCttcagtttgagaacctctgctataCAGCATTTTTGTAAGCCTTCCCCATACACGTGTCAAAACAATCTTCACATGGTCAAGAACAAACCAAGGTGTATGATATATCAGGGGAGCAGAGGTCATCAGTTTTCAAAATGTAGGGTTTGAAGGAAGCTAAGATAAGCGTATGGGCTTCTGAATGTATGTGCTCCCACTTGGTAACTTCTCGCGTTATTCTGAATGGTTTCCTCTGCTAGCACGAATGTCTTTTAAATACCTATAGTGCATTACACTACTTGATACACTGCTGAATCATTCTGGCTGGTAAGGTCCTGTGACCTTAACTTCATGTTCACTGGCTCTTCAGACATATAGcccattcccacctgcagtaTAGGAGATCGTCATAAAACCCAAGTATCATGAGTCATTTCTGCTGGCAGCACAGGCGAGCTCTTTAACGGTATGTCTGtactgcaaaaaaacccactcagctgacttgggctcgcagagCTTgcgctacagggctaaaaatagcagtgtagatgttccactttgggctggagcccagactctgaGACCTCCTCCACTCGCCGAGTCTCCAGTccaagcaggaacatctacactactatttttagtccCGAGGTGTGAACCCGAGTCACTTgaccgggctctgagactcactgctgctggagctttttttgcagtgtagacaaatcctGAATGTTTGCACACAAAGTTGAGTGGCGTCACACCTGACCTCTTAGATCTGGTGTTCTTGGACAAACTGAATTCTCCACCAAAGGGATTTGGATCCCAATGGCAAAATTAAGTAAATTCCTTTCTTGATGCATCCTCTCACACTTCAAGCAGTTTGCTCCCTAGTTCGAATCACTGGTGACGAGACCAGTCTTACAGATTTATGTGCCCAGATGAGTCTCTAGAGCAGTTCAGTTGGTAACACTATCAACTCTGAACTGAAAGGTTGTGGGTTGAAGTCCGTGAGCAGGATGTGGGTCTGTGCTGCATGCCGACAATGTACTGCTGGGGACAAAGGAGCTGCTGCACACTTAGAGGTACCATCCACTGAACAGACATTAAGCCAAGATTCCTTCTGCCCATCTCTGGCTGCGGTGACAATTAAAGATCCCAAGACACTTGTTAGAAATGGAGGATAAAGCCCAGAGTCCTGGCCGATAAATCTCTCTCCTAGTGGAACAAGTTCTAACGCCCCATGTGAGCACACATCGGTTGCTGTTTGCTTGCAGTCACTTGCACTCCCAGTATCTAACACTTCCCCTCCAGACACCTAGATTATGAAAGGCACTGAATGAGGTTCTCTGTGGCCTGTATTGCTCAGAGCTGGGTGACAATAGTGACCCCTACTTGTTCCAGGCACATCTAAGGACAGCCCTGGGTATGCAGATATCTTTCCCAACAGATCGCTGCCCCTTCCCGGCTAGGGAGCAGCACCTCGTGCAGACTGAATAGGCTGAAGATTGTGTTGGCTTCCTGCCCATGACACCAATGCAAAATCATCCATCTTCTAAATGCAATTGTGAGTGTGGTTGTGGAGGTCTTTATTCTAACAATGTTTCTAGTAAGCACAGCTCCAGTGGTGCAGGAATAATACCATTTAAAGAGAACACTCAAGAGCAGGAGACACCCCAAAAATGTATCTTCTTGTGCAATGGACTTTGCAAACAGAGATATTTCTTTGTGGGATTTCTTTCCCCTTCAGAACAAGGGTTTTGCTGTTTATTTCCTCCTATATGAGTGCTACCTGCTCAGCCATTTTGAGCAGCCCTACAATAATAAATCTGTTTGCACATGCAATGCAGGAGAAAAGTTTAATAAACAGAATTGAAATTTCAAGCTACTAAGGAGAAAAAGGGGGAGAGAAACCCTGCCTGTGAAAACTGAGAAACCTTTGTGACATGCTTTAGTGACCACTGGGAGAAAATAGGGATGCTTACACAATAAAACCTTCACCGAGTTCAGAACCCAAAGCAGGAGCGGCTTTCCAGTCTTTTGCAAACAGTGTGCGTGATGCACCTTGACAGTCAAAACTCCTGACAGGATTTTAGTTCATTCTCCTAGAGTCAGTACATTACATTACATCTTAGTAAGTCCTTTCAAAGGAGCTGAAGGGAGTTAGaccacacaactcccattgaaattcaattcCAGTTCAGTGGGAGATGAGCATCCGATTCCCCTACCTTTCCTTCAAAATCCCAACCTTAATCAAGAACATGTTTGCTATTGGACAGGGTTAGTAGTTTTGTGGGACGGGTGAGAGGAGTTGTCCCAGCCTGGGGACAGTGTGATTGTTCTTCTTTCTTATATATCTGGAATGCACTGTGTGAACAGAGGGGACTTGACAGAGAGTCGAAGCCCTGACATAGTGAATGAGACAGAATTGCAACCATTTTGGCATCTATTTAATATGCAGACTGGTGTTAACATCGGATTTGAGAATCAGTCTTGGAGCTTTCTTGGCGGAAGGATCAGAGAGAGAAGCTGAC encodes the following:
- the ZNF618 gene encoding zinc finger protein 618 isoform X7, whose protein sequence is MSQPDSSAPEPAAAPGEQTTKMKLSPAARGVNEVTPLHLFQPKCICDQADESSSTGKRSSSSREHLKRSPKSPKAEGSDSVTSQSSPSEEPGTMTEVKVKTEIPDDYIQEVIWQDDTKDSKKNIKDGPGDVPAEICVVIGGVRNQQTLGSYECGICGKKYKYYNCFQTHVRAHRDTEAASGEGASQGNNFRYTCDICGKKYKYYSCFQEHRDLHAVDVFSVEGAPENRADPYDQTVIAADEVKEEEPEPFQKIGPRMVLKYRDISVLFAAPTDTGSTTGLARKPFLLRFPAQFYNPKTGNYTCEFCGKQYKYYTPYQEHVALHAPIKFSRSPLFVAVKTQASQSGKKTPASIIRCSTLLHRSPSGIPPASQSQMFRAPNSGSPGSKATTAESAFSRRVEGKAQNNFEETNSSSQNSSETASPLISNPFPLLQKPYTCGACGIQFQFYNNLLEHMQSHAADNENNIASNQPRSPLTVVEEKWKPQLQRNNANNTSASGSVANSAIPEKERQNIAERLLRVMCTDLGALSVVSGKEFIKLAQTLVDSGARYGAFSVTEILGNFNTLALKHLPRMYNQVKVKVTCALGSNACLGIGVTCHSQSVGPDSCYILTAYQVEGNHIKSYVLGIKGVDIRDNGDFIHHWVQNVMSEFVMSEIRTVYVTDCKVNSSAFSKAGMCLRCSACALNSVVQSVLSKRTLQARNMHEVIELLNVCEDLAGSTGLSKETFGSLEETSPPPCWNSVTDSLLLVHERYEQICEFYSRAKKMNLIQNLNKHLLSNLAAILAPVKQAVIELSNESRPTLQLVLPTYVKLEKLFTSKANDAGIVSKLCHLFLEALKENFKVHSAHKVAMILDPQQKLRPVPPYQHEEIIGKVCELINEVKESWAEEPEFEPSTKKPRAAGEAPPPQEEEQFGKNEVYDYLQEPLFQATPDLFQYWSCVTQKHTKLAKLAFWLLAVPAVGARSECVNMCEQALLIKRRRLLSPEDMNKLMFLKSNML
- the ZNF618 gene encoding zinc finger protein 618 isoform X8, with product MSQPDSSAPEPAAAPGEQTTKMKLSPAARGVNEVTPLHLFQPKCICDQADESSSTGKRSSSSREHLKRSPKSPKAEGSDSVTSQSSPSEEPGTMTEVKVKTEIPDDYIQEVIWQDDTKDSKKNIKDGPGDVPAEICVVIGGVRNQQTLDGKAVEHSSPVGYTRNRYSGTWIFDHALRYTSGSYECGICGKKYKYYNCFQTHVRAHRDTEAASGEGASQGNNFRYTCDICGKKYKYYSCFQEHRDLHAVDVFSVEGAPENRADPYDQTVIAADEVKEEEPEPFQKIGPKTGNYTCEFCGKQYKYYTPYQEHVALHAPIKFSRSPLFVAVKTQASQSGKKTPASIIRCSTLLHRSPSGIPPASQSQMFRAPNSGSPGSKATTAESAFSRRVEGKAQNNFEETNSSSQNSSETASPLISNPFPLLQKPYTCGACGIQFQFYNNLLEHMQSHAADNENNIASNQPRSPLTVVEEKWKPQLQRNNANNTSASGSVANSAIPEKERQNIAERLLRVMCTDLGALSVVSGKEFIKLAQTLVDSGARYGAFSVTEILGNFNTLALKHLPRMYNQVKVKVTCALGSNACLGIGVTCHSQSVGPDSCYILTAYQVEGNHIKSYVLGIKGVDIRDNGDFIHHWVQNVMSEFVMSEIRTVYVTDCKVNSSAFSKAGMCLRCSACALNSVVQSVLSKRTLQARNMHEVIELLNVCEDLAGSTGLSKETFGSLEETSPPPCWNSVTDSLLLVHERYEQICEFYSRAKKMNLIQNLNKHLLSNLAAILAPVKQAVIELSNESRPTLQLVLPTYVKLEKLFTSKANDAGIVSKLCHLFLEALKENFKVHSAHKVAMILDPQQKLRPVPPYQHEEIIGKVCELINEVKESWAEEPEFEPSTKKPRAAGEAPPPQEEEQFGKNEVYDYLQEPLFQATPDLFQYWSCVTQKHTKLAKLAFWLLAVPAVGARSECVNMCEQALLIKRRRLLSPEDMNKLMFLKSNML